From a single Chlamydia muridarum str. Nigg genomic region:
- a CDS encoding toxin-antitoxin system YwqK family antitoxin: MKHFLFICAIALSPLAYGAVQKDPMLMKETFRNNYGIIVSKQEWNKRGCDGSITRVFKDGTTTLEVYAQGALHGEITQTFPHSTTLAVVETYDQGRLLSKKTFFPNALPAQEEIYHEDGSFSLTRWPDNNNSDTISSPCFVEKTYGGRVLEGHYTSFNGKYSSTILNGEGVRSTFSSDNVLLTEEAFSDGEMVKKTTFYSTREPETITHYVGGYPHGMRFTYLPGGIPNTIEEWRYGHQDGRTILFKNGCKIAEIPFVRGAKNGIELRYNEQEIVAEEISWQHNILHGVRKIHAAGVCKSEWYYKGKLVSQTKFERLSAAR, translated from the coding sequence ATGAAGCATTTCTTGTTTATCTGCGCCATCGCCCTCTCTCCTCTAGCATACGGAGCTGTTCAAAAGGATCCTATGTTAATGAAAGAAACCTTCCGCAACAATTATGGAATTATTGTTTCTAAACAAGAATGGAATAAGCGTGGGTGCGACGGATCCATTACGAGAGTATTCAAAGATGGGACAACAACCCTAGAAGTTTATGCACAGGGAGCCCTTCATGGAGAAATCACTCAAACATTCCCTCACTCAACTACTTTAGCTGTTGTAGAAACCTATGATCAGGGAAGACTTCTTTCTAAAAAAACCTTCTTCCCTAATGCACTTCCTGCTCAGGAAGAAATTTACCATGAAGACGGCTCTTTTTCACTAACTCGGTGGCCGGATAATAATAACTCCGACACCATTTCAAGCCCTTGCTTTGTAGAAAAAACTTACGGAGGAAGAGTACTAGAAGGCCACTATACCTCGTTTAATGGGAAGTACTCCTCAACAATTCTTAATGGCGAGGGAGTTCGTTCTACGTTTTCTTCTGATAATGTTCTACTAACAGAAGAGGCTTTCAGTGATGGAGAGATGGTTAAAAAGACGACCTTTTACTCAACTCGAGAACCTGAGACGATTACTCATTATGTCGGCGGCTATCCTCATGGAATGCGATTTACTTATCTTCCAGGAGGAATTCCAAATACTATTGAAGAATGGCGCTACGGACATCAAGATGGGCGCACCATTTTGTTTAAAAACGGGTGTAAGATAGCGGAAATTCCATTTGTACGTGGAGCAAAGAATGGAATAGAGCTCCGATACAATGAACAAGAAATTGTCGCAGAAGAAATTTCTTGGCAGCATAACATCTTGCACGGGGTCCGTAAAATTCATGCCGCAGGAGTATGTAAATCTGAATGGTATTACAAAGGCAAGCTTGTCTCGCAAACTAAGTTTGAACGGTTGAGCGCTGCCAGATAA
- a CDS encoding MGMT family protein produces MTEKFFVVSPTSKNFLAQACSQGLSIDKYPPIQIIVHFRGDSIFHSRLSLAPVFTCLFLGPGAHKAMEGMVHWCEAYAKKNPSPLSFLDLSSFKEKQLEILKAVSQISFGIRSTYQAIAEQTETSKEEVLATCKQNPLPLLIPCHRVLSVKDYPGGQALYEILTRFEGI; encoded by the coding sequence ATGACTGAAAAGTTCTTTGTTGTTTCTCCAACGTCTAAGAACTTTTTAGCCCAGGCTTGCTCCCAAGGACTTTCTATAGATAAGTATCCCCCAATTCAGATCATTGTACATTTTCGAGGGGATTCTATTTTTCACTCGCGTCTCTCATTAGCTCCGGTTTTTACTTGCTTGTTTCTTGGCCCTGGGGCTCATAAGGCTATGGAAGGGATGGTGCATTGGTGTGAAGCTTATGCAAAAAAAAATCCCTCCCCATTATCTTTTCTAGACTTGTCTTCTTTCAAAGAAAAACAACTAGAGATCCTAAAAGCAGTAAGCCAAATATCCTTTGGCATTCGTAGTACATATCAGGCAATTGCTGAACAGACCGAAACAAGTAAAGAAGAAGTGCTTGCAACTTGCAAGCAAAATCCCCTACCACTTCTCATCCCTTGCCATCGGGTGCTTTCTGTAAAAGACTATCCGGGGGGACAAGCTCTTTATGAAATCCTTACCCGATTTGAAGGGATCTAA
- a CDS encoding ABC transporter permease produces the protein MHGPKTSYQRFSLAYNKRTLPSIALKFFIGLMLVGVYAPLFACSKPILVYWQGEWYSPLFRYLLFPGFYTKSIDLFFNVLMLTLPFVVLGVRYLVGIRRKLFLSLVACIHISVFSFALRGGIQDPCRDGALKKIRSEHIQKSFSSSPQAEFLSMIPKRTRTWESERAYMSKYEQLGMLVKAKYRKQQHDRLEKQRETYEIVKKSHMPTLHFLEMKNETASLRFFKNKINKLQDSYPEGFNGFGDLLEDYRPYLMAKARLEHALKMAVYEQLPEEELLAEYKALEEKEAPFRQRLAFVRYLLEEREALNNSIAFIVDKRSWIETESEKVRMILNPLLSNFHWEDDAGGSREMNKYVHWWQLTRINRKDLLASLIFGIRIAIVVGGLGVTIALFIGTIVGLLSGYFGGKIDMLLSRVTEIWETMPMLFILMLVVAITQKKSLILDSVLLGCFGWVSISRYVRIETLKQRNLGYVLAATNLCYSHYHIMVHQILPNVIVPVISLLPFSMMAMISCEAGLTFLGLGEESSASWGNLLREGVSAFPSESAILWPPAVMLTLLLMSIAVIGDGIRDALDPKMQG, from the coding sequence ATGCATGGACCGAAAACATCTTATCAGCGGTTTTCCCTTGCGTATAATAAGCGCACGCTCCCTTCTATAGCTCTGAAGTTTTTTATTGGGCTGATGCTTGTGGGAGTTTATGCTCCTTTATTTGCTTGCAGCAAACCCATTCTTGTTTATTGGCAAGGGGAGTGGTACTCTCCGTTGTTCCGCTATTTGCTATTCCCAGGATTTTATACTAAGTCTATAGATTTATTTTTTAATGTGTTGATGCTCACGCTTCCTTTTGTTGTTCTGGGGGTGCGTTATTTAGTCGGTATAAGGAGAAAACTATTTTTATCTTTAGTTGCCTGTATTCATATTTCTGTGTTCTCTTTTGCTTTGAGAGGAGGGATTCAAGATCCTTGTCGAGATGGGGCGTTAAAGAAAATTCGGTCTGAGCATATTCAAAAGAGTTTTTCTAGCAGTCCTCAAGCAGAGTTTCTCTCCATGATTCCTAAAAGAACGCGAACCTGGGAAAGCGAGCGTGCCTATATGAGTAAGTATGAACAGTTAGGCATGCTTGTTAAGGCTAAATATCGTAAGCAGCAGCATGATCGACTTGAAAAGCAGAGGGAAACCTATGAGATAGTTAAGAAATCTCATATGCCTACGTTGCATTTTTTAGAAATGAAGAATGAAACGGCGAGCTTGCGGTTTTTTAAAAATAAAATCAATAAGCTACAGGATTCTTATCCAGAGGGATTTAACGGCTTTGGGGATCTGCTTGAAGACTATCGGCCCTATTTAATGGCTAAAGCTCGTTTGGAACATGCTTTAAAAATGGCTGTATATGAGCAGCTCCCTGAAGAAGAGTTGCTTGCGGAATATAAGGCTCTTGAGGAAAAGGAAGCTCCTTTTCGCCAACGGTTGGCTTTCGTTCGTTATCTTTTGGAAGAGCGGGAAGCGTTGAATAATTCTATCGCGTTTATTGTTGATAAACGTTCTTGGATAGAAACAGAATCAGAAAAAGTCCGGATGATTTTGAATCCTCTGTTAAGTAATTTTCATTGGGAAGATGATGCCGGAGGATCTCGCGAGATGAATAAGTACGTTCATTGGTGGCAGCTTACGCGTATCAATAGAAAAGATTTACTTGCGTCTCTTATTTTTGGCATTCGCATAGCCATTGTTGTTGGGGGATTAGGAGTTACCATAGCTTTATTCATAGGAACTATTGTTGGATTGTTATCCGGATACTTTGGTGGCAAAATCGATATGTTGTTATCGCGAGTGACTGAAATTTGGGAGACCATGCCCATGTTATTCATTCTTATGCTTGTGGTGGCAATCACTCAGAAGAAATCTCTGATATTAGATTCGGTATTACTAGGATGCTTTGGATGGGTCAGCATTAGTCGGTATGTTCGTATAGAAACTTTGAAGCAAAGAAATTTAGGGTATGTGTTAGCTGCTACAAATTTATGTTATAGTCACTACCATATTATGGTTCATCAAATCTTGCCTAATGTCATTGTTCCAGTAATTTCTTTATTACCATTCTCTATGATGGCTATGATTAGTTGTGAAGCAGGACTCACTTTTTTAGGGCTAGGAGAGGAAAGCTCTGCTTCTTGGGGAAATCTTTTGCGAGAAGGGGTTTCTGCATTTCCTTCTGAAAGTGCCATCTTGTGGCCTCCGGCTGTGATGCTAACACTATTGTTGATGTCTATTGCAGTGATTGGGGATGGGATTCGGGATGCTTTAGATCCTAAGATGCAGGGTTAG
- a CDS encoding ABC transporter permease: protein MLRYILKRLCLIPLTLFAIISVNFVILNAAPGDLLEEHSVDAQGEAGRSDKIRTYKGPDRYLQFREHYGLTLPIFFNTRPQISRAELRAGIQEIIDGTIHKKNKTGCVTNVKVYWGDCAKFIMPALLAEAEDPSQADNYRHIAADLFIRGGIRQGIVGARLLEEQREYNQKVSKSNAELVRLLNEDDIEVKVAGLRAWVEKEGGRDKLMRGDLWRIFFLETRFAKYLSRIIRLDFGTLRNDCHKTVVSEVIKRLGSSLVLSLLPMIVVFVLCQVFGMIMAVNKNRWIDHLLNFLFLILFSIPVFVAVPWIIDNFVLNKTVPFTSISMPYSGLCSSPEVFKDMTSLEKLIDIVLHSFLPFCAVSYGAFAAQSRLSRAVFLEVLGEDHIPALRARGISQYDILIRHVGKNSAATLITSLASSLSALLGGALVVETLFDIDGFGKFFYQAILNRDHNVVMFSVIMGSVISLIGYLIGDICYVLLDPRVQLEERKV from the coding sequence ATGCTCCGCTATATCTTAAAACGGTTATGCCTGATTCCTTTGACTCTTTTTGCGATTATTTCTGTAAATTTTGTTATTCTTAATGCTGCTCCAGGAGACCTTCTTGAGGAACATAGTGTGGATGCTCAAGGGGAAGCGGGTCGGTCGGATAAGATCCGTACATATAAAGGCCCAGATCGTTATTTACAGTTTAGAGAGCATTATGGGTTAACACTTCCTATCTTCTTTAATACTCGACCACAAATTTCTCGTGCGGAGCTACGTGCGGGAATTCAAGAGATTATCGATGGTACGATTCATAAAAAAAATAAAACAGGATGTGTGACCAATGTCAAAGTATACTGGGGTGATTGCGCTAAGTTTATTATGCCAGCTTTACTAGCGGAAGCAGAGGATCCTTCGCAAGCAGATAACTATCGTCATATTGCTGCGGACTTATTTATTCGGGGAGGAATTCGTCAGGGTATAGTTGGGGCACGCCTGCTCGAGGAACAACGAGAATATAATCAGAAAGTGTCTAAGAGTAATGCGGAATTAGTTCGTTTGCTTAATGAAGATGATATTGAAGTGAAAGTTGCGGGGTTACGAGCGTGGGTTGAGAAAGAAGGTGGAAGGGATAAATTGATGCGTGGCGATCTTTGGAGGATTTTTTTCCTAGAGACTCGTTTTGCAAAGTACCTTTCTCGGATTATTAGATTGGATTTTGGAACGCTACGTAATGATTGCCATAAAACAGTTGTTTCTGAAGTGATCAAACGTTTAGGGTCCTCTCTTGTTCTATCGCTACTTCCTATGATCGTTGTTTTTGTACTATGCCAAGTATTTGGAATGATCATGGCAGTGAATAAAAATCGTTGGATAGATCATCTTCTTAATTTCCTCTTTTTAATTTTATTCTCTATCCCAGTTTTTGTTGCCGTTCCTTGGATTATTGACAATTTTGTTTTGAACAAAACGGTTCCTTTTACCTCTATTTCTATGCCGTATAGTGGACTATGTTCGTCTCCTGAAGTCTTTAAAGACATGACTTCATTAGAGAAGCTTATAGATATTGTATTACACAGCTTCCTTCCTTTTTGTGCAGTCAGCTACGGAGCTTTTGCTGCGCAGTCTCGGCTCAGTCGTGCAGTGTTTTTAGAAGTCTTAGGAGAAGATCATATTCCTGCACTGCGAGCACGAGGGATTTCTCAGTATGACATTCTCATCCGACATGTTGGAAAAAACTCCGCAGCAACATTGATCACCTCCCTAGCTTCTTCTCTAAGTGCTTTGCTGGGAGGAGCTTTAGTTGTGGAAACTTTGTTTGATATAGATGGTTTTGGAAAGTTTTTTTACCAGGCCATTCTAAATCGTGATCATAATGTAGTGATGTTTTCTGTTATCATGGGATCTGTTATTTCGCTTATCGGCTATTTAATAGGGGATATTTGTTATGTTCTTCTTGATCCACGTGTTCAGTTAGAAGAAAGGAAGGTGTAA
- a CDS encoding ABC transporter substrate-binding protein → MIDKIIRTILVLSLFLLYWSSDLLEKDIKAIKRELKALHEDVLELVRISNQQSNFVQTMNSQASPEPCVYADCGDPSLPNLLCEDPYVEKVVPSLLKEGFVPKGVLRTAQVGRPDNLSPFNGFVNIVRFYELCVPSLATEHIGKYEEFAPSLAVKIEEHYAQDGSGDKEFHIYLRPNMFWEPIDPTLFPKNVTLAESFLRPHPVTAHDVKFYYDVVMNPYVAEMRAVAMRSYFEDVVSVRVENDLKLVVRWRAHTVNNEQGEEEKKVLYSAFINTLALQPLPCFVYKYFANGEKIVHDDSDPDTYRKDSVWAQNFSSHWAYNYIVSCGAFRFAGMDDEKIALVRNPNYYNPFAALVEKRYVYMKDSTDSLFQDFKAGKVDIAYFPPNQVDNLASFMKTAAYKEQAAKGGAIIEKNSSDRSYSYIGWNCLSLFFKDRAVRQAMNMLIDRDRIIEQCLDGRGSSITGPFSLCSPSYNRSVEGWQYSPEEASRKLEEEGWVDADGDGIREKVIDGVVVPFRFRLCYYVKSVTARTIAEYVATVCKEIGIECCLLGLDMADYSQALEEKNFDAILSGWSLGTPPEDPRSLWHSEGALEKGSANAVGFCNKEADRIIEQLSYEYDPNKRQELYHRFHEVIHEESPYAFLYSRQYSLVHKKYVKNIFIPTEHPDWIPGAQDETVNLSMMWVDREEGQCSAIS, encoded by the coding sequence ATGATAGATAAAATTATACGAACGATATTGGTTCTATCCTTATTCCTACTGTATTGGTCCTCAGATTTACTTGAAAAAGATATTAAAGCGATTAAAAGAGAGCTGAAGGCGTTGCACGAAGATGTTCTTGAGCTAGTTAGGATTTCGAATCAGCAAAGCAATTTTGTGCAAACCATGAATTCTCAGGCTTCTCCTGAGCCATGTGTGTACGCAGATTGCGGGGATCCTTCTTTACCCAATTTATTATGTGAGGACCCTTACGTTGAAAAAGTAGTTCCTTCGTTATTAAAAGAAGGGTTTGTTCCGAAAGGAGTCCTTCGTACAGCTCAAGTGGGACGACCTGACAATTTGAGCCCGTTTAATGGCTTTGTCAATATCGTGCGATTTTATGAGTTATGTGTTCCTTCTTTGGCCACGGAACATATTGGTAAGTATGAAGAGTTTGCTCCTAGTCTTGCTGTAAAGATAGAAGAACATTATGCACAGGACGGATCAGGGGATAAAGAATTCCACATTTATCTACGGCCAAATATGTTTTGGGAACCAATCGATCCAACGCTCTTCCCTAAAAATGTGACTTTGGCAGAGTCTTTTTTAAGACCCCACCCAGTAACTGCTCATGATGTGAAGTTTTACTATGACGTAGTCATGAATCCTTATGTAGCAGAAATGCGTGCTGTGGCCATGAGATCATATTTTGAAGATGTGGTTTCTGTTCGTGTAGAAAATGATTTGAAATTAGTTGTGCGTTGGCGAGCTCATACTGTGAACAACGAACAGGGGGAAGAGGAAAAGAAAGTATTGTATTCGGCCTTTATCAATACATTGGCTCTTCAACCTCTTCCATGCTTTGTATACAAGTATTTCGCGAATGGGGAAAAAATTGTTCACGATGATTCTGATCCGGATACCTATCGGAAAGATTCCGTATGGGCTCAAAATTTTTCTTCGCACTGGGCTTATAACTATATAGTCAGCTGTGGAGCTTTCCGATTTGCAGGGATGGATGATGAGAAGATCGCTTTGGTGAGAAATCCTAATTATTATAATCCTTTTGCTGCTCTTGTAGAGAAGCGGTATGTCTATATGAAAGACAGCACAGACTCACTCTTCCAAGATTTCAAAGCGGGTAAAGTGGATATTGCTTATTTCCCTCCTAATCAAGTGGACAACCTTGCTAGCTTTATGAAGACTGCAGCCTATAAAGAACAGGCAGCTAAAGGAGGGGCTATCATAGAAAAAAATTCTTCGGATCGGTCCTATTCTTATATTGGATGGAATTGTCTTTCTCTTTTCTTTAAAGATCGAGCAGTTCGACAGGCGATGAATATGCTAATTGATCGGGATCGTATCATTGAGCAGTGCTTAGATGGACGAGGATCCTCAATAACTGGGCCCTTTTCTCTTTGTTCTCCATCGTATAATAGAAGTGTAGAAGGCTGGCAGTACTCTCCAGAAGAGGCGTCTCGTAAATTGGAAGAAGAAGGCTGGGTTGATGCTGATGGAGATGGAATTCGAGAGAAAGTGATAGATGGGGTAGTAGTGCCCTTCCGATTCCGACTGTGCTACTATGTAAAAAGTGTGACAGCAAGAACTATTGCTGAATATGTGGCCACGGTATGCAAAGAAATCGGCATCGAATGTTGTTTACTTGGGCTAGATATGGCGGATTATTCACAAGCTCTTGAAGAGAAGAATTTTGATGCCATCCTTTCTGGATGGAGTTTAGGAACTCCTCCGGAGGATCCGCGCTCCTTGTGGCACTCAGAAGGGGCTTTAGAGAAGGGCTCAGCAAATGCTGTAGGATTCTGTAATAAAGAAGCTGACCGTATTATAGAACAGCTGAGTTATGAGTACGATCCGAATAAACGGCAGGAGCTATATCATCGTTTCCATGAGGTGATTCATGAAGAATCTCCTTATGCTTTTCTGTATTCAAGACAATACTCCTTGGTTCATAAGAAGTATGTAAAAAATATTTTCATTCCAACAGAACATCCGGATTGGATTCCTGGGGCCCAGGATGAAACAGTGAATCTGTCGATGATGTGGGTAGATAGAGAGGAGGGACAATGCTCCGCTATATCTTAA
- a CDS encoding polysaccharide deacetylase family protein has translation MLRVLAYRQVAFSKFPYALRSFLDFLHSLKQHYSFILPGDPLPNRKAIILTFDYASVDFYKHVFPFLQKFQIPAVVGVAWRYVSRLESENLPIDMRISPSDFLAFQDEIFSYYQPFCSVKELCHMAQSSIIRFASSGFAIRNLKNSPPYLHTEISLSKILLEEAIQAPVEVFFYPFGKSDLVSQHFVQEVYRYSFVLGDAASFFYSMQSQHSIPRIDMALDSRGIPSLYQLSFRQLKRFLILH, from the coding sequence ATGCTCCGCGTCTTAGCCTATCGACAGGTTGCTTTTTCTAAGTTTCCTTATGCCCTCAGATCGTTTTTAGATTTTTTGCACTCTCTCAAGCAGCATTATTCGTTTATTCTGCCCGGAGATCCTCTCCCTAATAGGAAAGCAATCATACTGACATTCGATTATGCTTCTGTTGATTTTTACAAGCATGTCTTTCCTTTTCTTCAGAAATTCCAGATTCCTGCGGTTGTTGGAGTTGCTTGGAGATACGTATCCCGTTTAGAAAGTGAAAATCTTCCCATTGATATGCGAATTTCGCCATCGGATTTTCTAGCTTTTCAAGACGAAATATTTTCTTATTATCAGCCCTTTTGTTCGGTTAAAGAACTTTGTCATATGGCTCAAAGTTCGATTATTCGATTTGCCTCTTCAGGGTTTGCTATTAGAAACCTTAAAAACTCCCCTCCTTATTTACATACTGAAATTTCATTGTCTAAAATTTTACTAGAAGAGGCTATACAGGCTCCTGTGGAAGTCTTTTTTTATCCTTTTGGAAAAAGTGATTTGGTGAGTCAACATTTTGTTCAGGAGGTTTACCGCTATTCTTTTGTGTTAGGGGATGCTGCGAGTTTTTTTTACTCGATGCAATCACAGCATAGCATTCCTCGTATTGATATGGCTTTAGATAGTCGAGGGATCCCATCTCTTTATCAGCTCTCTTTCCGCCAATTAAAACGATTCCTTATTTTGCATTAA
- a CDS encoding tetratricopeptide repeat protein — MKSRNAQSILETLCKKTHWILLRYLLKQTLLVALGTVLMVAELGIFLYFFLFSGKTLLPAFCLACFVLTVFICLVIRLYILSKKTEFFDKLLAEFIYKAQAIFKKKSIVEEQPEIAAAVTQLSLVMQHQEYFVFCNLLKIIPPYDSVKKFSCFCFWKDYFSFREILLQKAIDLYLLVVQAIPTDLGAHVSLADAYVSLSGLYADPRKYPEFDTKYWVPPGRYGEEIQEKFFATARRATEEFKILNEYAPGNVWVHTQLAYSYHDLQMPMEEIHEYEIVLKLKPNEANTMMKLGILYFQQGMNAKGLQVYEQLRKVDLKKSKKLIKFYGVVAK; from the coding sequence ATGAAATCACGAAATGCTCAGTCCATATTGGAGACTTTATGTAAGAAGACGCATTGGATTTTGCTGCGTTATCTGCTGAAGCAAACTCTATTAGTGGCTTTGGGAACAGTTCTGATGGTTGCCGAGCTGGGTATCTTTCTCTACTTTTTTCTGTTCTCAGGTAAGACCTTGTTACCAGCTTTCTGTCTTGCTTGTTTTGTTCTTACTGTGTTTATTTGCTTAGTAATTCGTCTTTATATCCTGTCTAAGAAAACAGAATTCTTTGATAAACTCCTCGCGGAATTCATTTACAAAGCGCAAGCCATTTTTAAAAAGAAAAGCATAGTGGAAGAACAACCCGAAATAGCGGCTGCAGTCACACAGCTATCGCTAGTTATGCAACATCAAGAATATTTTGTTTTTTGTAATCTGTTGAAAATCATCCCTCCTTATGATTCCGTTAAGAAATTTAGCTGTTTTTGTTTTTGGAAGGATTATTTTTCTTTTAGGGAGATTCTTTTGCAGAAAGCTATTGATTTATATCTCCTTGTTGTCCAGGCAATCCCCACAGATTTAGGAGCGCATGTTTCTTTGGCGGATGCTTATGTATCTTTGTCGGGGCTGTATGCAGATCCCAGGAAATATCCTGAATTCGATACGAAATATTGGGTGCCTCCAGGCCGTTACGGAGAGGAAATTCAAGAAAAGTTCTTTGCAACGGCTCGTAGGGCTACAGAAGAATTCAAAATTCTTAATGAATATGCTCCAGGGAATGTTTGGGTGCATACACAATTGGCATATAGTTATCATGATTTACAAATGCCTATGGAAGAGATTCACGAATATGAGATTGTGTTGAAATTAAAGCCTAACGAGGCAAACACAATGATGAAATTAGGGATTCTCTATTTCCAGCAGGGAATGAATGCAAAAGGATTACAAGTCTACGAACAGCTAAGAAAAGTCGATCTGAAAAAGTCTAAAAAGCTCATCAAATTTTATGGAGTAGTAGCTAAATAA
- the hemH gene encoding ferrochelatase gives MTVYLLANFGGPRISQEIPSFLHALLTDQDVTGGRIPPWLHRPLFSYIAKRRAHRVAEQYAYLGGRSPIFQDTEKLAQNLSQELQAPVISFHRYLTETHQDTLAALRESAGDIIGIPLFPHYTFAVTGSIIRFFLERIPEKPMAWITHFGVHPQFISCMREHIQDCLIAQGIVAEDCFFLFSVHGLPMRHIRLGDPYAKQCQDSFNALIGESEGVLSFQSKFGIGEWLVPSTKEICQSLCTKKRYIVVVPFGFVSDHIETLYEIDHLYVPMLLQRGYRVVRVPAINTSDRWVSALASIVKSSPHETILEPLLMPKRR, from the coding sequence GTGACAGTTTATCTACTAGCAAATTTTGGTGGCCCAAGAATATCTCAAGAGATTCCCAGCTTTCTGCATGCTTTATTGACAGATCAGGATGTTACCGGGGGAAGGATTCCTCCTTGGTTGCATAGACCTCTCTTCTCTTACATAGCGAAGCGTAGAGCTCATCGTGTAGCAGAACAATATGCTTATTTAGGAGGCAGATCTCCTATTTTTCAAGATACAGAGAAGCTCGCCCAAAATCTTTCTCAAGAACTACAAGCTCCTGTGATTTCCTTTCACAGATATTTAACAGAAACTCACCAGGATACTCTTGCTGCTTTGCGAGAGAGCGCAGGCGACATCATTGGAATTCCCTTATTTCCTCATTATACCTTTGCTGTAACAGGTAGTATAATCCGCTTTTTTTTAGAACGGATTCCAGAAAAACCTATGGCCTGGATTACTCATTTTGGAGTACATCCACAGTTTATTTCATGCATGCGAGAGCACATACAAGATTGCTTAATCGCTCAAGGGATCGTTGCAGAGGATTGCTTTTTTCTTTTTTCTGTACATGGTCTCCCTATGCGACATATTCGCTTGGGAGATCCTTATGCTAAACAGTGTCAAGACTCTTTCAATGCTTTGATAGGAGAATCAGAAGGCGTTCTTTCCTTTCAATCTAAGTTTGGTATTGGAGAATGGTTGGTCCCTTCTACAAAGGAGATTTGTCAGTCTTTATGTACTAAAAAGCGTTACATTGTGGTGGTTCCTTTTGGGTTTGTTTCAGATCATATTGAGACTTTGTATGAAATAGATCATCTTTATGTCCCGATGTTATTACAACGGGGGTATCGTGTAGTACGTGTGCCAGCTATTAATACCTCTGATCGATGGGTATCAGCCCTAGCATCTATAGTGAAAAGTTCTCCACATGAGACTATTTTAGAGCCACTTTTGATGCCTAAGCGACGATAG
- a CDS encoding transporter substrate-binding domain-containing protein: MIRRSRRISEVRVKFKYLRPFSFLVLVVVAFCYGCSREKQEILVGRDPTWFPQQFGIYTSGINAFVNDLVSEINYKEGLNISLVNQDWVHLFENLDDKKTRGAFTSVFPSVEMLARYQFSDPILLTGPVLVVAENSPYQSLQDLEGKLIGVYKFDSSALIVQNIPGAVINSYQHIPIALEALSTQRYDALLVPVIEATALVETAYKGRLRIASEPLNEEGLRLVILRGGGADSLLEGFNAGLAKTRRSGRYKAIKMQSRLP, from the coding sequence ATGATTCGGAGATCTAGGCGGATCTCCGAGGTTAGAGTGAAATTTAAGTATTTGCGTCCATTCAGTTTTTTGGTCTTGGTTGTCGTAGCATTTTGCTATGGGTGTTCAAGGGAAAAACAGGAGATTCTTGTAGGGAGGGATCCCACCTGGTTCCCTCAACAATTTGGTATATACACATCAGGAATTAATGCCTTTGTTAACGATTTAGTGTCAGAGATTAATTATAAAGAGGGGCTAAACATCTCTTTAGTTAATCAAGATTGGGTGCATCTTTTTGAAAATTTAGATGATAAGAAGACTAGAGGGGCATTTACTTCTGTTTTCCCTTCAGTTGAGATGTTAGCGCGGTACCAGTTTTCTGATCCTATTTTGTTAACCGGTCCCGTACTTGTTGTTGCAGAAAATTCTCCTTATCAATCTCTTCAAGATTTGGAAGGGAAGTTGATTGGGGTGTATAAATTTGATTCCTCTGCTCTTATTGTACAAAATATTCCTGGTGCTGTGATTAATTCTTATCAGCATATACCCATAGCTTTAGAAGCCTTATCTACTCAACGTTATGATGCTTTATTAGTGCCTGTGATTGAAGCCACAGCTTTAGTGGAGACTGCTTATAAAGGCCGTTTGCGCATTGCTTCAGAACCTCTTAATGAGGAAGGACTTCGTTTAGTTATATTGCGGGGAGGAGGAGCGGATTCCTTATTAGAGGGATTTAATGCGGGGTTGGCAAAAACCCGTCGATCCGGAAGATATAAAGCAATTAAAATGCAGTCACGTCTTCCCTAA